The following are from one region of the Cyanobium gracile PCC 6307 genome:
- a CDS encoding FAD-dependent oxidoreductase, with translation MSALAGPPPDAESVLILGGGLMGLAIAHQLARLGRPATVLSRRRSEAAGFVAAGMLAPHAEGLSGPMLALGQASLERVPAWVARIEADSGLPCDLRPCGIVVPFTTAAERDAYPTAPFGEPLDRAGLERQVPGLGPAWRAGLLFAQDGQIDNRRRLMRALERACVALGVRFEEGTEVLELLTGDGGRLRGVRLRRAEGGEHAIAASTAVLACGAWSGRLLPSLPVHPVKGQMLSLQGPRASLERVLFGPGTYLVPREDGLLVVGATSEPQAGFDDGLTPEGQKQLQAGIAALLPEAALWPPMERWWGFRPGTPDDAPLLGPGPIEGLWLATGHHRNGVLLAAITAERIAAAITAAAHGSGADAAGDALLAPFRWDRPFPAAA, from the coding sequence ATGAGCGCCCTGGCTGGCCCCCCTCCCGACGCCGAATCCGTGCTGATCCTCGGTGGCGGCCTGATGGGCCTGGCCATCGCCCACCAGCTGGCCCGCCTCGGCCGCCCCGCCACCGTGCTCAGCCGCCGCCGCAGCGAGGCGGCCGGCTTCGTGGCCGCCGGCATGCTGGCCCCCCACGCCGAGGGGCTCAGCGGGCCGATGCTGGCCCTGGGCCAGGCCAGCCTGGAGCGGGTGCCGGCCTGGGTGGCCCGCATCGAGGCCGACAGCGGCCTCCCCTGCGACCTGCGGCCCTGCGGCATCGTCGTCCCCTTCACCACAGCCGCCGAGCGTGATGCCTACCCCACGGCCCCCTTCGGCGAGCCCCTCGACCGGGCGGGCCTGGAGCGGCAGGTGCCGGGGCTCGGACCCGCCTGGCGGGCGGGTCTGCTGTTCGCCCAGGACGGGCAGATCGACAACCGCCGCCGCCTGATGCGCGCCCTGGAGCGGGCCTGCGTGGCCCTGGGGGTGCGCTTCGAGGAGGGCACCGAGGTGCTGGAGCTGCTCACCGGCGACGGCGGACGCCTACGGGGGGTGCGGCTGCGCCGGGCCGAGGGGGGCGAGCACGCCATCGCCGCCAGCACGGCCGTGCTCGCCTGCGGCGCCTGGAGTGGCCGGCTGCTGCCGTCGCTGCCGGTGCACCCGGTGAAGGGGCAGATGCTGTCACTGCAGGGCCCCAGAGCCAGCCTGGAGCGGGTCCTGTTCGGGCCCGGCACCTACCTGGTGCCGCGGGAGGACGGCCTCCTGGTGGTGGGCGCCACCAGCGAACCGCAGGCCGGCTTCGACGACGGCCTCACCCCCGAGGGCCAGAAGCAGCTGCAGGCCGGCATCGCCGCCCTGCTGCCGGAGGCGGCCCTGTGGCCGCCGATGGAGCGCTGGTGGGGCTTCCGCCCCGGCACCCCCGACGATGCGCCGCTGCTGGGCCCCGGACCGATCGAGGGGCTCTGGCTGGCCACGGGCCACCACCGCAACGGCGTGCTGCTGGCGGCCATCACCGCAGAGCGGATCGCGGCGGCGATCACCGCGGCCGCCCACGGCTCCGGGGCCGACGCGGCGGGCGACGCCCTGCTGGCGCCCTTCCGCTGGGACCGGCCGTTCCCGGCGGCGGCCTAG
- the gatB gene encoding Asp-tRNA(Asn)/Glu-tRNA(Gln) amidotransferase subunit GatB: MAEGNRAEGNGTGAWEAVIGLETHVQLGTASKIFTAASTSFGDDPNTHIDPVVCGLPGTLPVLNQKVLEYAVKASLALNLQVAEHSKFDRKQYFYPDLPKNYQISQYDQPIAENGWIEVEVAEKGKETYLKKVGIERLHMEEDAGKLVHAGSDRLAGSTHSLVDYNRAGVALAEIVSKPDLRTGREAAEYASEIRRIMRYLGVSDGNMQEGSLRCDVNISVRRGPDAPFGVKVEIKNMNSFSAIQKAIDFEIARQIKAYEAGEPVVQETRLWDETKQLTRSMRSKEGASDYRYFPDPDLGPIEVSPEQRESWRAELPELPAAKRHRYAESLGLSIYDARVLTDERPMAEYFEAAVAAGGDPKAVANWVTGDIAAHVNANRLSIAELPLKPEQLAEMVQLIEGGTISGKIAKDLLPELLEKGGSVAAIVEARGLGMISDPAAITAIVDELLAAHPEEVAAFRGGKTKLQGFFVGQLMKRTGGRADPKLANRILSEQLKG, translated from the coding sequence ATGGCTGAAGGGAACAGGGCAGAAGGCAACGGGACCGGGGCCTGGGAGGCCGTGATCGGCCTGGAGACCCACGTGCAGCTGGGCACCGCCAGCAAGATCTTCACCGCCGCCTCCACCAGCTTCGGCGACGACCCCAACACCCACATCGACCCAGTGGTGTGCGGTCTGCCGGGCACCCTGCCGGTGCTGAATCAGAAGGTGCTCGAGTACGCGGTCAAGGCGTCGCTGGCCCTGAATCTGCAGGTGGCCGAGCACAGCAAGTTCGACCGCAAGCAGTACTTCTATCCCGACCTGCCCAAGAACTACCAGATCTCCCAGTACGACCAGCCGATCGCCGAGAACGGCTGGATCGAGGTGGAGGTGGCCGAGAAGGGCAAGGAGACGTATCTGAAAAAGGTGGGCATCGAGCGGCTGCACATGGAGGAGGACGCCGGCAAGCTCGTCCACGCCGGCAGCGACCGCCTGGCGGGCTCCACCCACTCCCTGGTGGATTACAACCGGGCCGGCGTCGCCCTGGCCGAGATCGTCTCCAAGCCGGACCTGCGCACGGGCCGGGAAGCCGCCGAGTACGCCTCGGAGATCCGCCGCATCATGCGGTATCTGGGCGTCAGCGACGGCAACATGCAGGAGGGGTCCCTGCGCTGTGACGTCAACATCTCCGTGCGCCGCGGCCCGGACGCCCCCTTCGGCGTGAAGGTGGAGATCAAGAACATGAACTCCTTCTCGGCGATCCAGAAGGCCATCGATTTCGAGATCGCCCGCCAGATCAAGGCCTACGAAGCCGGTGAGCCGGTGGTGCAGGAGACGCGCCTCTGGGACGAGACCAAGCAGCTCACCAGGAGCATGCGCAGCAAGGAGGGGGCCTCCGACTACCGCTACTTCCCGGACCCGGATCTGGGGCCGATCGAGGTGAGCCCCGAGCAGCGGGAAAGCTGGCGCGCCGAGCTGCCGGAACTGCCGGCGGCCAAGCGCCACCGCTATGCCGAGAGCCTGGGGCTCTCCATCTACGACGCCCGGGTGCTCACCGATGAGCGGCCCATGGCCGAGTACTTCGAGGCGGCCGTCGCCGCCGGGGGCGACCCCAAGGCGGTGGCCAACTGGGTCACCGGCGACATCGCTGCCCACGTGAACGCAAACCGGCTGTCGATCGCTGAGCTGCCGCTCAAGCCCGAGCAGCTGGCCGAGATGGTGCAGCTGATCGAGGGTGGCACCATCAGCGGCAAGATCGCCAAGGACCTGCTGCCCGAACTGCTCGAGAAGGGCGGCTCGGTGGCGGCGATCGTGGAGGCCCGCGGCCTGGGCATGATCAGCGACCCGGCGGCGATCACCGCCATCGTCGACGAGCTGCTGGCGGCCCACCCGGAGGAGGTGGCGGCCTTCCGCGGCGGCAAGACCAAGCTGCAGGGCTTCTTTGTCGGCCAGCTGATGAAGCGCACCGGCGGCCGCGCCGACCCCAAGCTGGCCAACCGGATCCTCAGCGAGCAGCTGAAGGGGTGA
- the coaE gene encoding dephospho-CoA kinase (Dephospho-CoA kinase (CoaE) performs the final step in coenzyme A biosynthesis.): protein MAPPPQRRIGLTGGIASGKSTVGRLLAERGLPVLDADVYAREALEPGSAGARAVLERYGERVALAGAPEPALDRAALGRIVFHDAAQLRWLEQLVHPLVRQRFAAELERLQQAPAVVLMIPLLFEAGLEGLCSETWLVDCDEDQQLQRLMGRDQLSEADARARLAAQWPLSRKRALAMLVLDNRGGPDALAAQVERALTPSAAR from the coding sequence ATGGCCCCTCCCCCCCAGCGCCGCATCGGCCTCACCGGCGGCATCGCCAGCGGCAAGAGCACGGTGGGGCGCCTGCTGGCCGAGCGCGGTCTGCCGGTGCTGGATGCGGATGTCTATGCCCGCGAGGCGCTGGAGCCGGGCAGCGCCGGGGCCAGGGCGGTGCTGGAGCGCTACGGGGAGCGGGTGGCGCTGGCGGGTGCGCCCGAACCGGCGCTGGACCGGGCGGCCCTCGGGCGGATCGTGTTCCACGACGCCGCCCAGCTGCGCTGGCTGGAGCAGCTGGTGCATCCGCTGGTGCGCCAGCGCTTCGCCGCGGAACTGGAGCGGCTGCAGCAGGCACCGGCGGTGGTGCTGATGATCCCGCTGCTGTTCGAGGCGGGGCTGGAGGGGCTGTGCAGCGAGACCTGGCTGGTGGACTGCGACGAGGACCAGCAGCTGCAGCGGCTGATGGGGCGCGATCAGCTCAGCGAAGCTGACGCCCGCGCCCGGCTGGCGGCCCAGTGGCCCCTTTCGCGCAAGCGGGCCCTGGCCATGCTGGTGCTCGACAACCGCGGCGGGCCGGACGCCCTGGCGGCGCAGGTGGAGCGGGCGCTCACCCCTTCAGCTGCTCGCTGA
- the argJ gene encoding bifunctional glutamate N-acetyltransferase/amino-acid acetyltransferase ArgJ produces MTHPWTPIPGGVTAPQGFLAAAVTAGLKASGKPDLSLLLAPPGAVCAGTFTTSLVRAACVDLCAERLESGGGHARAVLTNSGQANACTGERGLADSLRATAELAGRLGLAPEAVLICSTGVIGVPIPMQTLLAGLDPLVAALGPDGGGAAAQAILTTDLVAKEIALEAQLGGRTVRIGGMAKGSGMIHPDMATMLGYLTCDAGVPADVWQDMVKRAVDRSFNAITVDGDTSTNDTYLAFAAGEPLGPENFAALEAGLTAVSQHLARAIARDGEGATCLIAVQVEGATDDAGARAIARTVAGSSLVKCAVHGRDPNWGRIVAAAGRAGVAFDPQAVALWLGEHQLMAAGQPLAFDRPAASAYLKARAAGAYLADDTVAIRLRVGEGPGSGLAWGCDLSDQYVRINADYTT; encoded by the coding sequence TTGACCCACCCCTGGACCCCGATCCCCGGCGGCGTCACCGCCCCGCAGGGCTTCCTGGCCGCCGCCGTCACCGCCGGCCTCAAGGCCTCCGGCAAGCCGGATCTCAGCCTGTTGCTGGCCCCGCCCGGCGCCGTCTGCGCCGGCACCTTCACCACCTCGCTGGTGCGGGCCGCCTGCGTGGATCTGTGCGCCGAGCGCCTGGAGTCCGGCGGCGGCCACGCCCGGGCGGTGCTCACCAACTCGGGGCAGGCCAACGCCTGCACCGGTGAGCGCGGCCTGGCCGACAGCCTGCGGGCCACCGCCGAGCTGGCCGGACGGCTGGGCCTGGCGCCCGAAGCGGTGCTGATCTGCTCCACCGGCGTCATCGGCGTGCCGATCCCGATGCAGACGCTGCTGGCGGGGCTCGATCCCCTGGTGGCGGCCCTGGGCCCCGATGGCGGCGGCGCCGCCGCCCAGGCGATCCTCACCACCGACCTGGTGGCCAAGGAGATCGCCCTGGAGGCCCAGCTCGGCGGCCGCACGGTGCGGATCGGCGGCATGGCCAAGGGCTCGGGGATGATCCACCCCGATATGGCCACGATGCTGGGCTACCTCACCTGCGACGCCGGCGTGCCGGCCGATGTCTGGCAGGACATGGTGAAGCGGGCAGTGGATCGCTCCTTCAACGCCATCACGGTGGACGGCGACACCAGCACCAACGACACGTACCTGGCTTTTGCCGCCGGCGAGCCCCTGGGCCCGGAGAACTTCGCGGCACTGGAGGCCGGCCTGACGGCGGTGTCGCAGCACCTGGCCCGGGCGATCGCTCGCGACGGCGAGGGCGCCACCTGCCTGATCGCGGTGCAGGTGGAGGGCGCCACCGATGACGCCGGCGCCCGCGCCATCGCCCGCACCGTGGCCGGCTCGTCGCTGGTGAAGTGCGCCGTCCACGGCCGCGACCCCAACTGGGGCCGGATCGTGGCCGCCGCGGGCCGGGCCGGGGTGGCCTTTGACCCGCAGGCCGTGGCCCTGTGGCTGGGGGAGCACCAGCTGATGGCGGCGGGCCAGCCCCTGGCCTTCGACCGCCCGGCCGCCTCCGCCTACCTGAAGGCCCGGGCCGCCGGGGCCTATCTGGCCGACGACACGGTGGCGATCCGGCTGCGGGTCGGCGAGGGCCCGGGCAGCGGCCTGGCCTGGGGCTGCGACCTCTCGGATCAGTACGTACGCATCAACGCCGACTACACCACCTGA
- a CDS encoding ABC1 kinase family protein, producing the protein MAALSTPGILLSRLWRSLRIWRLVLQLLAGLWWDARPWTYPGGRTPERQAIRQRRRARWLTAQFLELGSAFIKLGQLLSARPDVLPADVVEELAHLQDRVPAFPFPVVESLLEQELGERRAEIIDLEVMPLGSASLAQVHRASLRSGRQVVFKVQRPGLERLFRLDLEVLQQVAAAVQRHPRWGAGRDWVGIAKECRRVLLRELDFRLEAEHAARFRQQFLDDPGIRIPAVVWELSSRRVLCLDYVPGIKINDREALVRAGIDPAAIAEKGAASYLQQLVRFGFFHADPHPGNLAVASDGALIYYDFGMMGQISERLRSRLGRMVRAAAARDAASLVDELQQAGLIAAGIDQGPVRRLVRVMLTEALTPPFSANVIDKLSGDLYELVYGQPFRLPPELIFVMRALSTFEGVGRSLDPGFSLIAIARPYLLPLMTASGNGPNELFSELSRQAAEVGSRAFGIPRRLDESLARIEQGDLQVLIRAGETDRLLRRLALAQQSAGQSFLLGALAVAASVLAVSGRPVLTAVPLVLAVPLTAGWLKMQARLQRDGRLDQLPGVAAPARPD; encoded by the coding sequence ATGGCGGCCCTCTCCACCCCCGGGATCCTGCTGTCCCGCCTCTGGCGTTCGCTGCGCATCTGGCGCCTCGTGCTCCAACTGCTGGCCGGCCTCTGGTGGGATGCCCGGCCCTGGACCTACCCGGGCGGACGCACCCCCGAACGCCAGGCCATCCGCCAGCGCCGTCGGGCCCGCTGGCTCACGGCCCAGTTCCTCGAGCTCGGTTCCGCCTTCATCAAGCTCGGCCAGCTGCTCTCGGCCCGCCCCGACGTTCTCCCCGCCGACGTGGTGGAGGAACTGGCCCATCTGCAGGACCGGGTGCCGGCGTTCCCCTTCCCCGTCGTGGAGTCCCTGCTGGAGCAGGAGCTGGGGGAGCGGCGGGCCGAGATCATCGATCTGGAGGTCATGCCTCTTGGCTCGGCCAGCCTGGCCCAGGTGCACCGGGCCAGCCTGCGCAGCGGCCGCCAGGTGGTGTTCAAGGTGCAGCGGCCGGGGCTGGAGCGCCTGTTCCGCCTCGATCTGGAGGTGCTGCAGCAGGTGGCGGCCGCGGTGCAGCGCCATCCCCGCTGGGGCGCCGGCCGTGACTGGGTGGGCATCGCCAAGGAGTGCCGGCGGGTGCTGCTGCGGGAGCTCGATTTCCGCCTCGAGGCCGAGCACGCCGCCCGGTTCCGCCAGCAGTTCCTCGACGACCCCGGCATCCGCATCCCGGCGGTGGTCTGGGAACTGAGCTCCCGGCGGGTGCTCTGCCTCGACTACGTCCCCGGCATCAAGATCAACGACCGGGAGGCCCTGGTGCGCGCCGGCATCGATCCGGCGGCCATTGCCGAGAAGGGGGCGGCCAGCTACCTGCAGCAGCTGGTCCGCTTCGGCTTCTTCCATGCCGACCCCCACCCCGGCAACCTCGCGGTCGCCAGCGACGGGGCGCTGATCTACTACGACTTCGGCATGATGGGCCAGATCTCCGAGCGGCTGCGCAGCAGGCTCGGGCGGATGGTGCGGGCCGCGGCGGCCCGGGATGCCGCCTCCCTGGTGGATGAGCTGCAGCAGGCCGGGCTGATCGCCGCGGGCATCGACCAGGGGCCGGTGCGGCGGCTGGTGCGGGTGATGCTCACCGAAGCCCTCACGCCACCCTTCAGCGCCAACGTCATCGACAAGCTCTCCGGTGACCTCTACGAACTCGTCTACGGCCAGCCGTTCCGGCTGCCGCCCGAGCTGATCTTCGTGATGCGGGCCCTCTCCACCTTCGAGGGGGTGGGCCGCAGCCTCGATCCGGGCTTTAGCCTGATCGCCATCGCCCGTCCCTACCTGTTGCCCCTCATGACCGCCAGCGGCAACGGCCCCAACGAACTGTTCAGCGAGCTCTCCCGCCAGGCGGCCGAAGTGGGCAGCCGCGCCTTCGGGATCCCCCGGCGGCTGGACGAGAGCCTGGCCCGCATCGAACAGGGGGATCTCCAGGTGCTGATCCGCGCCGGCGAAACCGATCGCCTGCTGCGGCGCCTGGCCCTGGCCCAGCAGAGCGCCGGCCAGTCGTTCCTGCTCGGCGCCCTGGCGGTG